One genomic segment of Pseudomonadota bacterium includes these proteins:
- the speB gene encoding agmatinase, with amino-acid sequence MPNQPLGGNEMPRFGGPGTMMRLPAAESADGLDACFVGVPMDIGTSLRSGTRFGPRQIRAESLLIRPYNMHTRAAPFDSINVADIGDVPINTFDLKDSVERITAYYDALLRHPCIPLTLGGDHTLTYPVLRSIAKRHGPVALVHVDAHADINDHMFGEAIAHGTPFRRAYEDGLLDAPRVFQIGLRGTGYTAEDFDTAREWGFNVVPVEELWQTSLSPLAERIRATVGDRPVYLSFDIDSLDPGYAPGTGTPEIAGLTPPQALQLIRGLRGLNLVGCDLVEVSPPYDTSGTTALLAANLLYEMLCVLPGVAYRT; translated from the coding sequence ATGCCCAACCAACCGCTGGGTGGAAACGAGATGCCGCGCTTCGGCGGCCCGGGCACCATGATGCGTTTGCCCGCCGCCGAGTCCGCCGACGGACTCGACGCCTGCTTCGTCGGCGTGCCGATGGACATCGGCACGTCCTTGCGCTCGGGCACGCGCTTCGGCCCCCGGCAGATCCGCGCCGAGTCGCTGCTGATCCGCCCTTACAACATGCACACGCGCGCCGCACCGTTTGATTCGATCAACGTGGCGGACATCGGCGACGTGCCGATCAACACCTTCGACCTCAAGGACAGCGTCGAGCGCATCACCGCGTATTACGACGCGTTGTTGCGGCACCCCTGCATACCCCTGACGCTCGGCGGCGACCACACGCTCACCTACCCGGTGTTGCGCTCGATCGCAAAACGCCACGGGCCTGTGGCGCTGGTGCACGTCGATGCGCATGCGGATATCAACGATCACATGTTCGGCGAGGCGATTGCCCACGGCACGCCCTTTCGCCGGGCCTACGAGGACGGCCTGCTCGATGCACCGCGTGTGTTCCAGATCGGCTTGCGCGGCACCGGCTACACTGCTGAAGATTTCGACACCGCGCGCGAGTGGGGTTTCAACGTCGTGCCGGTGGAGGAGCTCTGGCAGACCTCGCTGTCGCCGCTTGCCGAGCGCATCCGCGCCACGGTGGGTGACCGCCCGGTTTACCTGAGCTTTGACATCGACAGCCTGGACCCGGGCTACGCACCGGGCACCGGCACGCCGGAGATTGCCGGTCTGACGCCACCGCAGGCGCTGCAGCTGATACGCGGGCTGCGCGGTCTAAACCTGGTGGGCTGCGACCTGGTGGAGGTCTCGCCCCCCTACGACACCAGCGGCACCACCGCCTTGCTGGCGGCGAACCTGCTCTACGAGATGCTCTGCGTGCTGCCGGGTGTCGCCTACCGCACGTGA